In Nocardia asteroides, the following proteins share a genomic window:
- a CDS encoding epoxide hydrolase family protein → MNDIHPFRIDIPQADLDDLHDRLARTRWADDLPGTGWTYGLPTAYLRDLAEYWRTGFDWRTAESARNARPQFHTEIDGQRLHFTHVRSPEPDALPLVLVHGWPFTDFGATIGPLTDPRAHGGDPRDAFDVVVPSLPGFGFSGPTRAPGQATTEHAAALIAQLMHSLGYSRYGAQGGDAGSFIAPQLGRIDTARVAGVHLNAAITIPAWDDDGAGYSAQDQEKLAALQDWSSADTAAYASVHSTRPQTLAHAVTDSPAGLLAWIVDVVNTYKDPAAALPEDSLDRDAMLAEIAILWFTRTAGSSMRLYKESQQWGAELTGSGVPTGIAVFPGDRTIRGIAEKQNHLVRWTEFDRGGHFAAMETPDLLVGDIREFFRPLR, encoded by the coding sequence ATGAACGACATCCACCCCTTCCGGATCGACATCCCCCAGGCCGACCTCGACGATCTGCACGACCGCCTGGCCCGCACCCGCTGGGCCGACGACCTGCCCGGCACCGGCTGGACCTACGGCCTGCCCACCGCCTATCTGCGCGACCTCGCCGAGTATTGGCGCACCGGATTCGACTGGCGGACGGCCGAATCGGCCCGCAACGCCCGGCCCCAGTTCCACACCGAGATCGACGGTCAGCGTTTGCACTTCACCCATGTCCGCTCACCCGAACCCGACGCGCTGCCGCTGGTCCTCGTGCACGGCTGGCCGTTCACCGACTTCGGCGCGACGATCGGGCCGCTCACCGATCCGCGCGCCCACGGCGGCGATCCCCGCGACGCCTTCGACGTGGTCGTCCCGTCGCTGCCCGGCTTCGGCTTCTCCGGCCCCACCCGGGCACCCGGCCAGGCCACGACCGAGCACGCCGCCGCGCTGATCGCCCAGCTCATGCACTCCCTCGGCTATTCCCGGTACGGCGCGCAGGGCGGCGACGCGGGTTCGTTCATCGCCCCGCAACTGGGTCGCATCGACACCGCCCGGGTCGCCGGGGTCCACCTCAACGCCGCCATCACCATTCCCGCCTGGGACGACGACGGCGCAGGCTACTCCGCCCAGGACCAGGAAAAGCTGGCCGCACTGCAGGACTGGAGCAGCGCCGACACCGCCGCCTACGCGAGCGTGCACAGCACCCGACCGCAGACCCTGGCCCACGCCGTCACCGATTCACCCGCCGGTCTGCTCGCCTGGATCGTCGACGTCGTCAACACCTACAAGGACCCCGCCGCCGCACTACCCGAGGACTCGCTCGACCGCGACGCCATGCTCGCCGAGATCGCGATCCTGTGGTTCACCCGCACCGCGGGATCCTCGATGCGGCTGTACAAGGAATCCCAGCAGTGGGGTGCGGAGCTGACCGGTTCCGGTGTCCCGACCGGCATCGCCGTGTTCCCCGGCGACCGCACCATCCGCGGGATCGCCGAGAAACAGAACCACCTCGTGCGCTGGACCGAATTCGACCGCGGCGGTCATTTCGCGGCGATGGAGACCCCCGACCTGCTCGTCGGCGACATCCGGGAGTTCTTCCGGCCACTGCGCTGA
- a CDS encoding helix-turn-helix transcriptional regulator, translating into MSETSARLLRLLSLLQTRRAWSGTELAGELAVTVRTVRRDVERLRGLGYPVQAVQGTAGYRLGAGASMPPLLLDDEEAVAVAVGLRTTSGGTVAGIEDASLRALLKLEQVLPSRLRHRLTTLQQSMVRVAAEAPRVRAETLLAIAEACRRHERLRFDYTDHAGRVSRRDTEPDSLVNSSRHWYLVAWDVDRGQWRSFRVDRLEPRTPTGPRFTPRPVPDGDAATYLSRRLSVSSWPWRTAVTLHGSAAELAERIWPGTGVLESVDASTSVLHLGADSPASLAWMITGLDVDFTVGGPPELLDALRRLSRRCHDAVAPDADAHRPHRDSR; encoded by the coding sequence ATGTCGGAAACGTCGGCTCGTCTGCTGCGTCTGCTGTCCCTGCTGCAGACGCGGCGCGCGTGGTCGGGAACCGAGCTCGCCGGCGAGCTCGCGGTCACCGTGCGCACGGTGCGCCGCGATGTCGAACGATTGCGTGGGCTGGGCTATCCGGTGCAGGCAGTGCAGGGGACGGCGGGCTACCGGCTCGGCGCGGGTGCGTCGATGCCGCCGCTGCTGCTCGACGACGAGGAGGCCGTGGCGGTCGCGGTCGGTCTGCGGACCACCTCCGGCGGCACGGTCGCCGGGATCGAGGACGCGTCGCTACGGGCGCTGCTGAAACTGGAACAGGTACTGCCGTCGCGGTTGCGGCACCGGCTGACCACTCTGCAGCAGTCGATGGTGCGGGTGGCCGCCGAGGCGCCACGGGTGCGGGCGGAGACGCTGCTGGCGATCGCGGAGGCCTGCCGCCGCCACGAGCGCCTGCGGTTCGACTACACCGATCACGCCGGACGGGTCAGCCGTCGTGACACCGAGCCCGATTCGCTGGTCAATTCGAGCAGGCACTGGTATCTGGTGGCGTGGGATGTCGACCGGGGGCAGTGGCGTTCGTTTCGGGTGGACCGGCTCGAACCCCGAACCCCGACAGGTCCCCGATTCACGCCGCGCCCGGTTCCCGACGGTGACGCGGCCACCTATCTGTCGCGCCGGTTGTCGGTGAGCTCGTGGCCGTGGCGTACCGCGGTGACGCTGCACGGCTCGGCCGCCGAGCTGGCCGAACGGATCTGGCCGGGCACCGGCGTGCTCGAGTCCGTCGACGCCTCCACCTCTGTGCTGCATCTGGGCGCCGACTCCCCCGCGTCGCTGGCGTGGATGATCACCGGGCTCGATGTCGACTTCACCGTCGGCGGGCCGCCGGAACTGCTCGACGCCCTGCGCCGGCTGAGCCGCCGCTGTCACGACGCGGTGGCACCCGATGCCGACGCGCATCGGCCGCACCGGGATTCGCGCTGA